Proteins from a single region of Scatophagus argus isolate fScaArg1 chromosome 23, fScaArg1.pri, whole genome shotgun sequence:
- the si:cabz01101003.1 gene encoding ubiquitin carboxyl-terminal hydrolase CYLD, which produces MHKMSGVHESHRKRRPPKMFLISTDLKIQDQLEGTIRLQRGFMCQEQDKSRGDSLWVKVLDNGKMLKLERRFLHEIPADLSGLLEPVSDPETRIRLLHNPTKLQQLANLPLDALLWVEIGKQDELAEAELKYVGPLTRGSSAVVFGVQLKGSAVGKGISNGSYKGHRLFSCPDGCALFVPISHIRLRHWSRSNGSDAQERGRDRDHHRSSNDYPVNGNPSHHNQQASHHVSFHQHRPSSPPQPHAIGILPRTAESAPVTGQNQIHVRGLLPSPFHIGQRVCFPLEDAVYAGEVRFCGPLPGRFSSGLYVGVLLDAPVGNWDGFCKEEKLCHIPSPLYGRLLPITKVSPEPQSHRHHLPPHIPKSILKPVLPPVSKPGPASPPASAPKVALMPPTKQALNPPPLPPPKPNPKPLPLVPFPPPKPRSPTSPTSTEQLQRTNGVHGPPSPLRLPDNDEAAEGDRDAGLESELEVGSMVEVNEPPLFGVVRWIGRISGISELVAGIELDKEISAGTDGSYLGERHFRCPANKGLFVKLRNCRRDSRFPAPETPVNQVERCNSVAFAEWGSERVEEHTPPVDGDEAIELYQGWKRGIQGHLNSCYLDATLFSLFSCCSSADWVLFWPSDPETDLNSSQAQDLLRCEIVNPLRRFGYVCASKTMALRRLLEAANSDTGFTSQEKDPEEFLNKLFQLLRVEPLLKIRSMTQQPQECHLYQLFPPTLPASPSSPSPLSPVDSPIALTSPSSSRMRVASVQTLLESSFLHAGLKFVEAPSCLLLLMPRFGKDFKMFDAILPTLSMDITDLLDDTLRQCSICQAVAEWECLQCYEDLDITPGHLKQYCQTCNTQVHSHRKRASHSPVKVAIPGGSWSGPLHCTRQRMSLFAVTCIETSHYVSFIKHGPLLTDWLFFDSMADREGGENGFNVPQVKACPEVGRYLSLSEEELSRVDPASLREPARRLLCDSYMCLYHSPELSLYK; this is translated from the exons ATGCATAAGATGTCAGGGGTCCATGAGTCACACAGGAAGCGCCGCCCccccaaaatgtttttgatcTCGACCGACCTGAAGATCCAGGACCAGCTGGAGGGAACCATTCGGCTGCAGCGGGGGTTCATGTGCCAGGAGCAGGATAAGAGCAGAGGCGACAGCCTTTGGGTTAAG GTGCTGGATAATGGCAAAATGTTAAAACTAGAGAGGAGGTTCCTGCATGAAATCCCAGCTGATCTGAGCGGCCTGTTGGAGCCGGTATCTGATCCAGAGACCCGCATAAGGCTTCTAC ATAATCCCAcgaagctgcagcagctggccaATTTGCCTTTGGATGCTCTGCTATGGGTCGAAATAGGAAAGCAGGATGAGCTGGCAGAGGCGGAGCTCAAATATGTCGGGCCGCTGACCAGAGGGAGCAGCGCTGTGGTTTTTGGCGTGCAGCTTAAG ggTTCAGCAGTAGGTAAAGGAATAAGCAACGGTTCCTATAAGGGCCATCGGCTCTTCAGCTGCCCCGATGGCTGCGCCCTCTTCGTCCCGATCAGCCACATCAGGCTCCGTCACTGGTCTCGAAGCAATGGCTCCGACGCACAGGAGCGAGGCCGCGATCGAGACCACCACCGCAGCAGCAACGATTACCCCGTCAACGGTAACCCAAGTCATCATAATCAGCAGGCCAGTCATCACGTTAGCTTCCACCAGCATCGCCCCAGCAGCCCTCCTCAGCCGCACGCCATTGGCATCCTCCCTCGAACAGCAGAGTCGGCACCTGTCACAGGTCAAAACCAGATCCACGTCCGTGGTCTGTTGCCTTCACCATTCCACATTGGCCAGCGGGTGTGTTTCCCCCTGGAAGACGCTGTCTATGCAGGGGAGGTGCGCTTCTGTGGTCCTCTGCCTGGCCGGTTCTCATCAGGGCTGTACGTTGGAGTCCTGCTG GACGCTCCTGTCGGTAACTGGGACGGCTTTTGTAAAGAAGAGAAGCTCTGCCACATTCCATCTCCTCTGTATGGACGACTTCTGCCAATCACCAAGGTTTCCCCCG AGCCTCAGTCCCACCGTCACCACCTTCCTCCCCACATTCCCAAGTCCATCCTGAAGCCTGTGCTGCCACCCGTCTCTAAGCCAGGTCCTGCGTCACCACCCGCCTCTGCTCCCAAAGTCGCCCTCATGCCCCCCACCAAGCAAGCACTTAACCCCCCTCCACTGCCACCACCAAAACCCAATCCCAAACCCCTGCCTCTTGTCCCTTTCCCACCTCCCAAACCCCGCAGCCCGACTTCGCCAACCTCCACCGAGCAACTTCAGCGCACCAACGGCGTGCACGGCCCTCCATCACCGCTTAGGTTGCCAGACAACGATGAGGCTGCCGAGGGGGACCGGGATGCAGGACTGGAGAGCGAGCTGGAGGTGGGGTCGATGGTTGAAGTGAACGAACCGCCGCTTTTTGGAGTTGTTCGCTGGATTGGACGTATCAGTGGGATTTCAGAGCTCGTGGCAGGAATTGAGCTG GACAAGGAGATTTCTGCAGGAACCGACGGCAGCTACCTCGGCGAACGTCACTTCCGCTGCCCGGCCAACAAGGGGCTGTTTGTCAAGCTTCGCAACTGTAGACGGGACTCCAGGTTTCCCGCCCCTGAGACACCTGTCAATCAAGTGGAACGATGCAACTCTGTAG CCTTTGCAGAATGGGGAAGCGAGCGCGTGGAGGAGCACACGCCTCCTGTGGACGGGGACGAGGCCATTGAGCTCTACCAGGGCTGGAAGAGAGGCATCCAGGGTCACCTCAACTCCTGCTACCTGGATGCTACGCTCTTCAG tcttttctcctgctgcagTTCAGCAGACTGGGTGTTGTTTTGGCCCTCGGACCCTGAAACGGACCTGAACTCCAGTCAGGCTCAGGACCTGCTGCGCTGTGAGATAGTCAACCCCCTGCGACG GTTTGGCTACGTGTGTGCCAGTAAGACCATGGCCCTGAGAAGACTGCTGGAGGCTGCTAACAGCGACACGGGCTTCACCAGCCAGGAgaaag ATCCTGAAGAGTTCCTCAACAAGCTTTTCCAGCTCCTCCGGGTTGAGCCACTCCTCAAGATCAG gTCCATGACCCAGCAGCCTCAGGAGTGTCACCTCTACCAGCTCTTCCCACCTACTCTTCCTgcctcaccctcctcaccctcacccCTCTCCCCAGTTGACTCCCCCATTGCTCTCACCTCTCCATCGTCCAGTCGGATGAGAGTCGCCAGCGTCCAGACACTGCTGGAGTCCTCCTTCCTCCACGCCGGCCTCAAGTTTGTTGAG GCTCCGTCCTGCCTCTTGCTGCTCATGCCTCGGTTTGGAAAGGACTTCAAAATGTTTGATGCCATCTTACCAACTCTCAGCATGGACATCACAGACCTACTGGATGACA CTCTGAGACAGTGCAGCATCTGTCAGGCTGTAGCCGAGTGGGAGTGTCTCCAGTGTTATGAAGACTTGGACATCACTCCAGGCCATCTCAAACAGTACTGCCAGACCTGTAACACTCAG GTTCACAGTCACAGGAAGCGGGCGTCCCACAGCCCGGTGAAGGTTGCCATCCCCGGGGGTTCATGGTCAGGTCCTCTGCACTGCACCCGCCAGCGAATGTCTCTCTTTGCCGTGACGTGCATCGAGACCAGCCATTATGTGAGCTTCATCAAGCACGGACCCCTCCTCACTGACTGGCTGTTCTTTGACAGCATGGCAGACCGGGAAG GTGGCGAGAACGGCTTCAACGTACCCCAGGTGAAGGCATGTCCAGAGGTGGGCCGCTACCTCAGCCtgtcagaggaggagctgagcagAGTGGACCCCGCGTCCTTACGGGAGCCCGCCCGCCGCCTGCTGTGCGACTCCTACATGTGTCTGTACCACAGCCCTGAGCTCAGCCTATACAagtga
- the emc4 gene encoding ER membrane protein complex subunit 4, which produces MASPGRQGAGGAGGGGGGGGGGALSTRGGSGARRMKWALELSLGSTRSRGDRQGGQGDVVYPIGYSEKPVPDTSIQETDKNLVEKRCWDVALGPLKQIPMNLFIMYMSGNTISIFPIMMVCMMAWRPIQALMSMSATFKLLESSSQQWLQGLVYLIGNLLGSALAIYKCQSMGLLPTHSSDWLAFIEPPQRMEILGGGMVL; this is translated from the exons ATGGCGTCTCCAGGGAGacaaggagcaggaggagcaggaggaggaggaggaggagggggaggaggagctcTGTCGACGAGAGGAGGCAGCGGGGCCAGGAGGATGAAGTGGGCTCTGGAGCTCAGCTTGGGCAGCACCAG GAGTCGTGGTGATCGGCAGGGCGGTCAGGGAGACGTCGTCTATCCCATCGGTTACTCTGAGAAGCCCGTCCCCGACACCAGCATCCAGGAGACGGACAAGAACCTGGTGGAGAAG CGCTGCTGGGACGTGGCTCTCGGGCCCCTGAAGCAGATCCCCATGAACCTGTTCATCATGTACATGTCAGGCAACACCATTTCCATCTTCCCCATCATGATGGTCTGCATGATGGCCTGGAGGCCCATCCAGGCGCTCATGTCCATGTCTGCCA CCTTCAAGCTGCTGGAGAGCTCCAGTCAGCAGTGGCTTCAGGGCCTCGTCTACCTGATCGGTAACCTCCTGGGCTCGGCATTGGCCATCTACAAGTGTCAGTCGATGGGACTGCTCCCAACACACTcgtctgattggctggcttTCATTGAACCGCCTCAG AGGATGGAGATCCTGGGTGGAGGGATGGTGTTGTGA